A region from the Perca fluviatilis unplaced genomic scaffold, GENO_Pfluv_1.0 PFLUV_unplaced_scaf_65, whole genome shotgun sequence genome encodes:
- the LOC120555291 gene encoding sialidase-like — protein sequence RPPDLLQHHRPSRPPDLLQHHRPPRPPDLLQHHRPPRPPDLLQHHRPSRPPDLLQHHRPSRPPDLLQHHRPPRPRRPLTAPSPLQTSRPLTAPSHLQTSYSTIAPPDLQTSYSTIAPQTSKTSYSTIAPQTSRPLTAPSPLPDLQTSYSTPASRPPDLLQPLTASSPLQTS from the exons AGACCTCCAGACCTCTTACAGCACCATCGCCCCTCCAGACCTCCAGACCTCTTACAGCACCATCGCCCCCCCAGACCTCCAGACCTCTTACAGCACCATCGCCCCCCCAGACCTCCAGACCTCTTACAGCACCATCGCCCCTCCAGACCTCCAGACCTCTTACAGCACCATCGCCCCTCCAGACCTCCAGACCTCTTACAGCACCATCGCCCCCCCAGACCTCGAAGACCTCTTACAGCACCATCGCCCCTCCAGACCTCCAGACCTCTTACAGCACCATCGCACCTCCAGACCTCTTACAGCACCATCGCCCCTCCAGACCTCCAGACCTCTTACAGCACCATCGCCCCCCAGACCTCAAAGACCTCTTACAGCACCATCGCCCCCCAGACCTCCAGACCTCTTACAGCACCATCGCCCCTTCCAGACCTCCAGACCTCTTACAGCACCCCCGCCTCCAGACCTCCTGACCTCTTACA ACCTCTTACAGCATCATCGCCCCTCCAGACCTCCTGA